Proteins from one Porites lutea chromosome 3, jaPorLute2.1, whole genome shotgun sequence genomic window:
- the LOC140932175 gene encoding uncharacterized protein F54H12.2-like, producing the protein MSLQLFDVPDVDYRYEASREVEFQPALTGIQPITFSIPGSDDYYDTNSLRFKVKVRLTNPAAGYTGLDAGLLISDGNESRHVYCVNNFGHSIFRDITLSMNGVLMTEQSNTYHYRAYLETLLNYNREEGATKLAPQGWVNQLNVVNVMGATAANSDVPTDAEWSGNVELRALTSKLLEEHWHTFLIRPHLPPLKTGKLLVPNVQMDFELFLNPNTIYLLGTPNKGTLAKERQLGKQIARYPVVRSEIRTFSFDGRTTQWEQDNVFVGRFPDRVMVGLLHSDAFNGNIQRYPFAFEKFGVTQIRQTLNGEEYPYRTLQLTGAEAYEDLLGYDRFLQAMGAYNEDKIPLLLPGDWGQGKNCTLFLFNNVPSGKADDPQYRNPRQSGNVRLIIDFAAAVGHNITVLVWSEYENMYEINHMGGIKYNING; encoded by the exons ATGTCGCTCCAACTGTTTGACGTGCCCGATGTGGATTATCGGTACGAAGCCTCACGGGAGGTGGAGTTTCAACCCGCCTTGACAGGTATCCAGCCCATCACGTTCTCCATTCCGGGCTCCGACGATTATTACGATACCAATTCCCTccgattcaaagtcaaagtccgTCTGACCAATCCAGCCGCTGGGTATACCGGCTTGGATGCAGGGCTGCTCATCTCCGATGGCAACGAATCGAGACATGTGTAttgcgtcaacaattttggacACTCCATCTTTCGAGATATCACCCTGAGCATGAATGGGGTCCTCATGACGGAACAGAGCAACACCTACCATTACAGAGCCTACCTAGAAACCCTCCTGAACTACAACCGAGAAGAAGGTGCCACCAAGTTAGCCCCCCAAGGATGGGTCAATCAGCTGAATGTGGTGAATGTCATGGGAGCCACCGCCGCCAATTCGGATGTCCCCACGGACGCCGAGTGGAGTGGGAATGTAGAATTGAGAGCCTTGACCAGCAAATTACTGGAAGAACATTGGCACACCTTCCTCATCCGCCCCCATTTGCCACCCCTCAAGACAGGCAAATTGTTGGTCCCCAATGTCCAGATGGACTTTGAACTCTTCCTCAACCCCAACACCATCTACTTGCTAGGTACCCCCAACAAAGGCACCTTGGCG aaagaaagacagCTGGGCAAACAAATTGCCCGCTACCCCGTGGTGCGGAGCGAAATCCGCACCTTTTCCTTTGATGGACGAACCACCCAGTGGGAACAAGACAATGTGTTTGTGGGTCGATTTCCTGACCGAGTGATGGTCGGGTTATTGCATTCGGATGCCTTCAATGGAAACATACAACGATAcccctttgcctttgaaaagtttggggtcACCCAAATACGTCAGACCTTGAATGGAGAAGAATACCCTTACAGAACCCTGCAACTGACTGGAGCAGAAGCCTATGAAGATCTCCTGGGGTACGATCGATTTCTGCAAGCCATGGGTGCCTACAATGAAGACAAGATTCCCCTACTGCTGCCTGGGGATTGGGGACAAGGCAAGAACTGCACGTTGTTCCTGTTCAACAATGTGCCCAGTGGAAAAGCCGATGATCCTCAGTATCGCAACCCCCGTCAATCGGGCAATGTGCGACTGATCATTGATTTTGCTGCTGCTGTGGGTCACAACATCACCGTGTTGGTCTGGAGTGAGTATGAAAACATGTATGAGATCAATCATATGGGAGGTATAAAGTACAACATCAACGGCTGA